A region of Solibacillus isronensis DNA encodes the following proteins:
- a CDS encoding phage tail tape measure protein encodes MADNFGLRIGVEGEKDFKNALRDINRNFKVLGSEMKLVTAQFDRQDQSIEALTARNGTLTKSVDAQKDKISTLEAALRNAAESFGETDRRTQNWQIQLNNAKSELMMMERELDNNNQAIQDLNEGFNDAEGEVEEFADEVQNAADQTEDASGRFEKLGGVLKGIGATIGAAVAAIGTAAVATGASLIKLGDEYNMAVNQISASTGATGAELEELGEVAQNVYKHNFGDSLEDVATGISEVQKMTGLMGEELEKATESGFALRDTFGMDMQESTRAASALMKNFGISADEAYNIIATGAQNGADQNGDLLDTLNEYSVQYASLGLSADEFIASLIAGAESGAFSIDKVGDAVKEFNIRAKDGSNTSIEAFTALGLNAEEMMNKFAQGGETANEAFFSVVQKLQEIEDPLLKNTIGVQLFGTQFEDLEASVLPVLAGIKDSTVASGDALSQITEVKYDNLTDGIEGVKRSLQGVFLPAVSEVSGGITDLFSGLSNGINEADGDFEKIAEVIGETVAGITELITEQLPQFVTLGLQIIMSLVGAIVENLPMIIDSAMQIVTTLLQGLIEALPQITEGALYLVLSLVDGIIANLPALIEAALTMIVTLATGIGEALPNLIPSIVSAILLIVETIINNLDMILEAAFKIIEGLAVGIINALPRLIEALPAIITSIINFITGNLPKIVEMGITLIIQLAAGLIRAIPQLVGQLPQIVSAIIVGIGKAALSIGEVGVNIVRGLWNGISSMIGWIKSKVSNFVGGIVSSVKGVLGIRSPSKVFAGIGENMGEGIGVGFSDAMGNVEKVMEGAIPTDFDLNMDSVVTGVEGGKSGASFDVTIPLTIDGNVLTRVIAQLQWNQNTVTVRNLGVAGS; translated from the coding sequence GTGGCTGATAACTTTGGGCTTCGAATCGGTGTGGAAGGCGAAAAGGATTTCAAAAATGCCTTGAGAGATATTAATCGAAATTTCAAGGTGCTAGGTAGTGAAATGAAACTCGTTACTGCCCAATTTGATCGACAGGATCAATCGATTGAAGCACTAACTGCTAGAAATGGAACACTCACTAAGTCAGTAGATGCCCAAAAGGATAAAATCAGTACATTAGAAGCTGCCCTCAGAAATGCCGCTGAATCATTTGGTGAAACTGACAGACGAACGCAAAATTGGCAAATTCAGCTGAATAACGCCAAGTCTGAACTGATGATGATGGAGCGGGAACTTGATAATAACAATCAAGCCATTCAAGATTTAAACGAGGGATTCAATGATGCTGAGGGAGAAGTTGAGGAGTTTGCTGATGAAGTACAGAATGCAGCGGATCAAACTGAAGATGCTTCTGGTCGCTTTGAAAAATTGGGTGGTGTCTTAAAAGGAATCGGAGCAACCATCGGGGCAGCAGTAGCTGCGATTGGAACCGCTGCAGTCGCTACAGGGGCCAGCCTGATTAAACTTGGCGATGAGTACAATATGGCCGTTAATCAGATTTCTGCCTCCACTGGTGCAACAGGTGCGGAGCTTGAGGAATTAGGTGAAGTTGCTCAAAATGTGTACAAGCATAATTTTGGTGACAGCTTAGAAGATGTAGCAACAGGAATTTCAGAAGTCCAAAAAATGACCGGACTCATGGGCGAAGAACTAGAAAAAGCCACTGAGTCTGGTTTTGCTTTGAGGGATACTTTTGGAATGGATATGCAAGAGTCTACCAGAGCAGCAAGTGCCCTTATGAAAAACTTCGGCATTTCCGCAGATGAAGCCTATAACATTATCGCTACAGGTGCACAAAATGGAGCGGACCAGAATGGTGACCTATTAGATACCCTTAATGAATACTCTGTTCAATATGCTTCCCTTGGTCTTAGCGCAGATGAGTTTATTGCTAGTTTAATAGCAGGTGCAGAAAGTGGAGCCTTTAGTATTGATAAGGTTGGGGATGCCGTTAAGGAATTCAATATCCGAGCAAAAGACGGCAGTAATACGAGTATAGAAGCTTTTACTGCTTTGGGTCTGAATGCAGAAGAAATGATGAATAAGTTTGCTCAAGGTGGCGAAACAGCCAATGAAGCCTTTTTTAGTGTCGTTCAAAAGTTACAGGAGATAGAAGATCCGCTTCTTAAAAATACGATAGGTGTGCAGTTATTTGGTACACAGTTTGAGGATTTGGAAGCCAGTGTATTGCCGGTTCTTGCTGGAATAAAAGACAGTACCGTTGCTAGCGGAGATGCTTTATCCCAAATAACCGAAGTAAAATACGACAACTTAACTGATGGAATTGAGGGAGTAAAGCGGTCACTGCAAGGTGTGTTCTTGCCTGCAGTAAGTGAAGTGTCGGGTGGTATCACAGACTTATTCTCGGGTTTATCCAATGGGATTAATGAAGCGGACGGGGATTTTGAAAAAATTGCAGAAGTAATCGGGGAGACTGTTGCTGGAATCACCGAATTAATCACAGAGCAGTTGCCTCAATTCGTTACGTTAGGGCTTCAAATCATTATGTCACTTGTTGGTGCGATCGTAGAAAACCTCCCAATGATTATTGATTCAGCCATGCAAATTGTGACGACTCTACTTCAGGGACTTATCGAGGCTCTACCTCAAATCACAGAAGGAGCGCTCTACCTGGTTCTCAGTTTGGTAGATGGCATCATTGCTAATCTTCCTGCCTTAATCGAAGCGGCTTTAACAATGATTGTCACGCTTGCAACCGGAATAGGCGAGGCTTTACCTAACCTTATTCCCTCTATTGTCTCTGCAATTCTTTTAATCGTTGAAACAATCATAAATAATCTCGACATGATTTTGGAAGCTGCTTTTAAAATTATCGAAGGTTTAGCTGTAGGAATTATCAATGCTTTACCTAGATTAATCGAAGCACTGCCAGCAATTATTACATCCATCATTAATTTTATAACTGGAAATCTACCAAAAATAGTCGAGATGGGAATTACCTTAATCATTCAATTAGCAGCGGGGCTAATCAGAGCGATTCCTCAACTTGTGGGCCAGTTACCACAGATTGTTTCTGCAATCATAGTTGGAATAGGAAAAGCGGCACTCTCCATTGGAGAAGTTGGGGTGAATATCGTTCGTGGGCTTTGGAACGGGATTTCTTCCATGATTGGATGGATCAAAAGCAAGGTTAGTAATTTTGTAGGTGGCATTGTTAGTAGTGTAAAAGGGGTTCTCGGAATCCGCTCTCCTTCGAAAGTATTTGCTGGGATTGGGGAGAACATGGGTGAAGGGATTGGGGTAGGATTCTCTGATGCCATGGGCAACGTAGAAAAAGTAATGGAAGGCGCTATTCCTACTGATTTTGATTTAAATATGGATAGTGTGGTTACTGGAGTGGAAGGTGGAAAGAGTGGTGCATCATTTGATGTCACGATTCCGCTAACGATTGACGGGAATGTATTAACTCGGGTCATTGCTCAACTTCAGTGGAACCAAAATACAGTAACCGTTAGAAACCTAGGAGTCGCTGGTTCATAA
- a CDS encoding prophage endopeptidase tail family protein: MIEIYAGSTLIQTIRKVMSANIRETLEGEFTLSFTVLAKSALALKTKQLAKLNDQYFEIVQITKSLQGSLPVCSVTCEHVSYILNDEIFNIDVFDFTGNPAAGLNQLLSGTPFSAGTVDFTESCTMKINQEVTRRAALMQYIAILGGEIEYNSYFINIRQHRGSSEYQPVMGSKNVTDVSVSHDSRENASSYNISFFKLLNLAVGDNVHIVFKPLGIDVKTRIISLEYNPFYRYDIRVEVGRYKPSISDTFYRIENSMNKVESSLNDVGSSVNGLQYQMDQLGVSYTIVKNLTIDETMIHVTYEVEKGDTHQYFADYSYTSDSSGRITSITLQDIFSELLLKEVSTLTVDAARFDIVYADGETASYNYSTDSSGRITGIEKVVEG, encoded by the coding sequence GTGATTGAAATCTATGCAGGAAGCACATTAATACAGACGATCCGAAAAGTGATGTCGGCAAATATAAGAGAAACACTTGAAGGAGAATTTACTTTATCGTTTACCGTCCTAGCCAAGTCTGCCCTTGCTTTAAAAACGAAACAGCTGGCCAAGTTAAATGATCAGTATTTTGAGATTGTGCAGATTACCAAGTCATTACAAGGTAGTTTGCCAGTTTGTTCTGTCACGTGTGAACATGTATCCTACATTTTAAACGATGAGATTTTTAATATAGATGTTTTTGACTTTACGGGAAATCCTGCAGCTGGATTGAATCAGCTATTATCAGGAACTCCTTTTTCAGCAGGAACGGTAGATTTTACTGAAAGCTGTACAATGAAAATCAATCAGGAAGTAACCAGAAGGGCTGCTCTTATGCAGTACATTGCCATCTTGGGTGGCGAAATTGAATACAATAGTTATTTCATTAATATTCGACAGCATCGAGGAAGTAGCGAGTATCAGCCGGTTATGGGTTCGAAAAACGTCACCGATGTATCTGTTTCCCATGATTCAAGGGAAAATGCCTCATCCTACAATATTTCTTTCTTTAAATTACTAAATCTAGCTGTTGGAGATAATGTGCATATTGTGTTCAAACCACTCGGCATTGATGTGAAAACAAGGATTATATCTTTGGAGTACAATCCTTTTTATCGCTATGACATTCGAGTGGAAGTAGGAAGGTATAAACCAAGTATTTCTGATACCTTCTACCGCATTGAAAACTCAATGAATAAGGTGGAAAGTTCGCTGAATGATGTGGGCAGTTCTGTGAATGGACTACAGTACCAAATGGATCAGCTTGGCGTTTCTTACACGATAGTAAAGAATTTGACGATTGATGAAACTATGATTCATGTAACCTATGAAGTTGAAAAAGGGGATACACATCAATACTTTGCTGATTATAGTTATACATCTGATAGTAGCGGACGAATCACAAGCATTACTTTACAAGATATTTTTTCAGAGTTGTTGTTAAAAGAAGTATCGACCTTGACAGTGGATGCTGCGAGATTTGATATTGTCTATGCTGATGGAGAGACGGCAAGCTACAACTATTCAACAGATAGCAGTGGAAGAATTACCGGAATTGAAAAGGTGGTGGAAGGATGA
- a CDS encoding phage holin family protein, which yields MAIKEFWIVVQTVIAAMGGWLGWFLGGLDGFLYALIIFIIVDYITGIMVAIINKELSSEIGARGIFKKILIFILVGIAHIIDSRLIGEGSVIRTAVIFFYLSNEGISIIENSTRIGLPVPQKLKDVLAQLHGKSKGEDENGTKR from the coding sequence ATGGCAATAAAAGAGTTTTGGATAGTTGTACAAACAGTAATTGCTGCAATGGGAGGTTGGTTGGGCTGGTTCCTTGGGGGACTTGATGGATTTTTATATGCACTCATTATTTTTATCATTGTGGATTACATTACCGGCATTATGGTGGCGATCATCAATAAAGAGCTTTCAAGTGAAATTGGTGCACGAGGGATTTTCAAAAAGATCCTTATTTTTATACTTGTCGGGATTGCTCATATCATTGACAGCCGACTGATTGGTGAGGGAAGTGTCATCCGCACAGCCGTCATCTTTTTTTATCTTTCTAATGAAGGAATTAGCATTATCGAAAATTCCACAAGAATTGGACTTCCGGTACCACAAAAACTGAAAGATGTTTTAGCTCAGTTGCATGGAAAATCGAAGGGAGAAGATGAGAATGGAACTAAACGTTAA
- a CDS encoding N-acetylmuramoyl-L-alanine amidase yields MELNVKYITRNDCFTAGRKITPKGIMVHSTATPGVMAADWFSRWNKSYKAGETNRQVAVHAFVDDRGVWQYLPWNHRGWHAGGAANNTHIGFEICEPGGFSYGKGSAMVGYNVSKNEAYFRKAWQNAVELCVMLCRQYDLTEEDIICHSEGANKRIASNHADVMHWFPKHGESMNSFRTAVRVALNKENSHAAGAPGIQVGDVVAIKDSALRYYPGGPGIPEWVKTGSYHKVTQIVSSGKAVVKGGRQCVLLGKKVDKKTGKESEGIMSWIETGSLIVLKSSSPTKKPPDGKTLYRVQVGAFSNKKNAEVLLEKIKKAGFDGFIKKG; encoded by the coding sequence ATGGAACTAAACGTTAAGTATATAACCAGAAATGATTGTTTTACTGCTGGAAGGAAGATTACTCCTAAAGGGATCATGGTCCATTCCACTGCAACACCGGGTGTCATGGCAGCAGATTGGTTTAGTCGTTGGAATAAATCCTACAAAGCGGGTGAAACCAATCGACAGGTTGCTGTTCATGCGTTTGTTGATGATAGAGGGGTGTGGCAGTACTTGCCTTGGAATCACCGTGGTTGGCATGCTGGTGGAGCGGCGAATAATACGCACATTGGTTTTGAGATTTGTGAGCCCGGTGGGTTTTCTTATGGGAAAGGATCGGCGATGGTAGGCTATAACGTTTCAAAGAATGAAGCTTACTTTAGAAAGGCTTGGCAGAATGCGGTGGAGCTTTGTGTGATGCTGTGCCGACAATATGATTTAACAGAAGAGGATATCATTTGCCACTCTGAAGGAGCCAATAAAAGAATCGCAAGCAATCATGCAGATGTGATGCATTGGTTTCCGAAGCATGGTGAAAGTATGAACTCCTTCCGGACGGCAGTTAGAGTAGCATTAAATAAAGAAAATAGTCATGCAGCAGGAGCGCCGGGTATTCAGGTAGGCGATGTGGTTGCTATAAAAGATTCTGCTCTTAGGTATTATCCTGGTGGGCCTGGGATTCCAGAATGGGTAAAGACAGGCTCTTATCATAAAGTTACACAGATTGTATCCAGTGGAAAGGCAGTCGTAAAAGGCGGTAGACAATGTGTGTTACTTGGCAAAAAAGTAGATAAGAAGACAGGAAAAGAATCGGAAGGGATTATGAGCTGGATCGAGACAGGTTCCTTGATTGTATTGAAATCTTCTAGTCCAACCAAAAAGCCGCCTGATGGAAAGACTTTATATCGAGTACAAGTTGGCGCATTTTCAAATAAGAAAAATGCAGAAGTATTGCTAGAAAAAATAAAGAAAGCTGGGTTTGATGGCTTTATTAAGAAGGGTTAA
- a CDS encoding recombinase family protein produces the protein MAEALFGSFGQSAGGPSLMDPPAEQPKKLRVAAYVRVSSLLDEQEGSFDNQKTHYTQLIRSTPGWKMVDIYTDQGRSGTSMAKRPGFNRMIRHAYEKKIDIILCKSVSRFARNVLDAINTIRELTELGVRIIFDKENIDTGDMASEFILTMLSATAQEESRSISENINWALEKRYERGEPVFVRKLGYQKNEQKEWIIIEEEAHIVREAFEEAFNGKTPAQIAKQFIKKRYKKINGRTDWTSTTVRLMLLNRDYTGDVICQKYYTESYLSHKRVANNGERNQYFIENHHEPIVSRETFEAVQRELERRKKPNKNKKVNRYPLSSRIQCGKCGGNLHRFICKGVVRWRCENNVRSKELCTMGSIKEEVIREAMQDAFLEQYRLARFMYDMERMKKDLTRAVAARDFSYNRLRLDLEQILLEENIALINANRSEADSTDEKLEELASKRASVEKELKIREDWWELLDQDFAFREEANTKLKELDAVRDPSKQLQKELQNISFLRAWVVRVKAITPMSFCMHWIDDKETIVDLRKE, from the coding sequence ATGGCAGAAGCATTATTTGGTTCATTTGGGCAAAGTGCAGGTGGCCCTTCATTAATGGATCCACCAGCAGAACAACCTAAGAAATTAAGAGTGGCTGCATATGTACGAGTCAGCAGCCTCTTAGATGAACAAGAAGGATCTTTTGATAACCAAAAGACACATTACACTCAATTAATTCGCTCCACACCGGGTTGGAAGATGGTTGACATTTATACAGACCAAGGAAGGTCTGGGACTTCGATGGCGAAGCGACCAGGCTTTAATCGAATGATTCGACACGCTTATGAAAAGAAAATTGATATCATCCTTTGCAAGTCGGTGTCCAGATTTGCGAGGAATGTACTTGACGCTATTAACACGATTCGAGAACTGACTGAGTTGGGAGTTCGAATTATTTTTGACAAAGAAAATATAGATACAGGTGATATGGCAAGTGAGTTTATCCTCACCATGCTATCTGCGACAGCACAGGAAGAGAGCCGAAGTATTTCAGAGAATATAAATTGGGCATTAGAAAAGCGGTATGAAAGAGGCGAACCAGTCTTTGTTAGAAAGCTGGGCTACCAAAAGAACGAACAAAAAGAATGGATCATCATAGAAGAAGAAGCGCACATTGTTCGAGAAGCATTTGAAGAAGCATTTAATGGAAAGACACCTGCTCAAATTGCTAAACAATTCATAAAAAAGAGATATAAGAAAATTAACGGACGAACAGATTGGACTTCCACCACAGTTCGATTGATGCTACTCAATCGGGACTACACAGGAGATGTCATTTGCCAGAAATATTATACGGAAAGTTACCTTTCCCATAAGAGAGTGGCTAATAATGGAGAACGAAATCAGTATTTTATCGAGAACCACCATGAACCGATTGTGAGCCGAGAAACATTTGAAGCAGTCCAGCGGGAACTAGAGAGGCGTAAAAAGCCAAATAAAAATAAAAAGGTAAATCGCTACCCGCTTTCCAGCCGGATTCAATGTGGGAAATGCGGAGGAAATCTACATCGATTCATTTGCAAAGGGGTTGTTAGATGGCGCTGTGAGAATAACGTAAGAAGTAAAGAGCTGTGTACCATGGGAAGCATTAAGGAAGAAGTGATTAGGGAAGCCATGCAAGATGCATTTCTCGAGCAATACAGGCTGGCACGGTTCATGTATGACATGGAGAGAATGAAAAAGGATCTTACAAGAGCTGTTGCTGCAAGGGACTTTTCTTACAACAGACTTCGCTTGGATTTAGAACAAATTTTATTAGAAGAGAATATTGCACTTATTAATGCCAATCGGTCTGAAGCGGATAGTACAGATGAGAAACTTGAGGAGCTGGCATCGAAAAGAGCATCTGTTGAAAAAGAACTAAAGATAAGAGAGGATTGGTGGGAGCTTCTGGATCAAGATTTTGCTTTTAGAGAAGAAGCCAATACAAAGCTCAAGGAACTAGATGCAGTAAGGGATCCATCTAAACAATTACAAAAAGAACTTCAAAATATTTCATTCTTAAGGGCATGGGTAGTACGTGTAAAAGCGATAACACCAATGTCCTTCTGTATGCATTGGATTGACGATAAGGAAACAATAGTTGATTTAAGAAAGGAGTAG
- a CDS encoding recombinase family protein yields the protein MSSHQSSSRVRIIPAKARTGRTEANPGGQKKRIAVYARVSTDSEMQASSYELQVAHYKDYVSKNPAWTLVDVYADEGISGTSTKNRTEFNRMIQDCEEGRIDYILTKSISRFARNTLDCISRIRMLKNLRPAVGVFFEKENIDTLDSKSELFLTILSSMAQEESRSVSENTKWGVQKRFQQGIVHMPTTFFLGYDTTEDGEIVINEEQATVVRRIFREFLEGKGCPRIAKGLTRDGLKTGKGNKTWTSDAVYKILKQEKYQGHCLAQKTVTIDFLTHKRVRNHDIQPQYYVKNTHPAIISEETFEAVQQEMKRRSLMMRDPDKKYRQHFSGHSPFSNQYFCGECGRPVIRRRMTSSRKGEKYYISAWQCRVTAGRDPDYKDCKTSYVHETDLENAFMKIMREMKENPDEVIEEANQAIEKVSLSPPEQQRLEELNKQIETITDRISDLAAKESATRDAIYDATLRHLIYEQEILQQERDSLEENMQEQLYLEKQFRFLLDLLETTEELEDFDVTLFKNTIERGIIYKERIVEFQFKCGVKRTLCVRERKTPKKK from the coding sequence ATGAGTAGCCATCAAAGTTCATCAAGGGTTCGGATAATTCCTGCAAAAGCTAGAACGGGCCGAACGGAAGCAAATCCTGGTGGACAAAAGAAACGGATTGCAGTGTATGCCCGAGTATCCACTGACTCAGAAATGCAGGCAAGCAGTTATGAACTCCAAGTGGCACATTACAAAGATTATGTAAGTAAAAACCCTGCTTGGACTCTGGTTGATGTGTATGCAGATGAAGGGATATCAGGAACCTCAACAAAGAACCGTACAGAATTTAATAGAATGATTCAAGACTGTGAAGAAGGGCGGATTGACTATATTTTGACCAAGTCAATCAGTCGCTTCGCACGTAACACTCTTGATTGCATATCCCGAATAAGGATGCTCAAGAATCTACGACCTGCCGTGGGCGTTTTCTTCGAAAAGGAAAATATTGACACATTAGATTCGAAGTCAGAGCTTTTCCTAACCATTTTATCCTCGATGGCACAGGAAGAAAGTCGGAGCGTAAGTGAAAACACAAAATGGGGAGTGCAGAAGAGATTCCAACAAGGAATAGTCCATATGCCGACCACGTTTTTCCTGGGTTACGACACAACTGAAGATGGAGAAATAGTGATTAACGAAGAACAAGCAACGGTGGTAAGGCGTATTTTTCGAGAATTCTTAGAAGGTAAAGGGTGCCCAAGAATTGCAAAAGGCTTAACAAGAGACGGATTAAAGACAGGAAAAGGGAATAAAACATGGACGTCAGATGCAGTTTATAAAATCTTGAAACAAGAGAAGTACCAAGGCCACTGTTTAGCACAGAAAACCGTTACGATCGATTTTTTAACTCATAAACGCGTTCGCAACCATGATATTCAGCCACAATATTATGTGAAGAACACCCATCCAGCAATTATTAGCGAAGAAACCTTTGAGGCTGTTCAACAAGAAATGAAAAGGCGAAGCTTGATGATGAGGGACCCGGATAAAAAATATCGACAACACTTTAGTGGACACAGTCCATTTTCTAACCAATACTTTTGTGGAGAATGCGGAAGGCCCGTTATACGAAGGCGGATGACTTCAAGCAGGAAGGGGGAGAAGTATTACATTTCTGCTTGGCAATGCAGAGTGACCGCAGGACGAGATCCAGACTATAAAGATTGTAAAACAAGCTATGTTCATGAGACAGACCTTGAAAATGCATTTATGAAAATTATGAGGGAAATGAAAGAAAACCCCGATGAAGTAATAGAAGAAGCTAACCAAGCTATCGAAAAGGTATCCCTCTCACCACCGGAACAACAGCGACTGGAAGAGTTAAACAAGCAAATTGAAACCATAACAGATCGCATCAGTGACTTGGCTGCCAAGGAATCGGCTACAAGAGATGCTATCTACGATGCGACATTAAGGCACTTGATTTATGAACAAGAAATCCTTCAACAGGAGCGGGACAGCCTAGAGGAAAACATGCAAGAGCAACTCTACCTAGAAAAGCAGTTTCGATTCCTCCTAGACTTACTAGAAACTACGGAAGAACTAGAGGACTTTGATGTGACGCTTTTCAAAAACACTATCGAACGGGGCATTATTTATAAGGAGCGAATAGTTGAATTTCAATTTAAATGCGGGGTGAAACGGACCCTCTGTGTAAGAGAACGTAAGACTCCTAAGAAAAAATAA